The window TTTGACGGTGTGCGTTTCGGATATCGCTGCAATAATCCGAAAGATCTGGCGGATCTCTATAAGCGCTCGCGCGGTGAAGGGTTTGGCGCCGAGGTCAAGCGGCGTATTATGATCGGTACTTATGCGTTATCCGCCGGTTATTACGACGCCTATTATCTGAAGGCGCAGAAAATTCGACAGTTGATCAGCAATGATTTCAAGCAGGCGTTCGAGAAAGTGGATGTCATCATGGGGCCAACATCGCCGACAGTGGCGTTCAATCTGGGTGAAAAAACCGATGATCCCGTGACGATGTATCTGTCTGATATTTATACCATCGCCGTTAACCTTGCCGGTTTGCCCGGGATGTCGATTCCAGCTGGATTTGTCGGCCAGCGGCCGGTAGGTTTGCAACTGATCGGCAAATATTTCGATGAGTCGCGGCTGCTCAATATCGCCCATCAATATCAGCAGGCGACCGATTGGCATCAGCGCGTGCCAGAGGGATTTAAGTAAAAGCCATTAACCGCGAAGGCCGCGAAGTAACGCAAAGATGGCTCAAGCTTAATAACGCGGGGTTTTATAAATAATTATTTTGAGTTAATCGCTAACGGTGGAGATTTTGTGGTGCGATCGAAGGGAGTTGAGTGTTTCTTTGCGTTACTTCGCGGCCTTCGCGGTTAATTAAAGAGGAAATAAAAATGCAATGGGAAGTCGTCATCGGTTTGGAAATTCACGCACAGCTTGCGACCAAAACCAAGATTTTTTCGGGTGCAGCCACGGCGTATGGCGCGGAGCCGAATACGCAGGCGTGCGCTGTTGATCTGGGGATGCCTGGTGTTTTGCCGGTACTGAATAAAGAAGCTGTGAGGATGGCAGTGAAGTTTGGTCTCGCCACTGGTTGTGAGGTGGCCAAGCGTTCAGTGTTTGCGCGCAAGAATTATTTCTATCCCGATCTGCCCAAGGGCTATCAAATCAGCCAATATGAATTGCCGGTGGTTGCGCGCGGCAGTATTGATGTTGAAATGGAAGATGGCTCTACCAAGACCATCGGTATTACCCGTGCCCATCTCGAAGAAGATGCCGGTAAATCGCTGCACGAAGACTTTCATGGCTTGACCGGGATCGACTTGAATCGCGCCGGCACACCGTTGCTGGAAATTGTCTCCGAGCCGGATATGCGTTCCGCCAAAGAGGCGGTGGCCTACATGAAAAAAATCCATTCATTGGTGCGTTATCTCGAAATTTGCGATGGCAACATGCAGGAAGGATCGTTCCGTTGTGATGCCAATGTCTCGGTGCGGCCCAAGGGGCAGCATGAATTCGGTACTCGTGCCGAGTTGAAGAATCTCAATTCGTTCCGCTTCGTTGAGAAGGCGATCAATTTTGAAGTTGAGCGCCAAATTGAATTGATCGAGGGCGGCGGTTCCGTGGTGCAAGAGACGCGTCTTTATGATTCGGACAAGCATGAAACCCGTTCCATGCGTTCCAAGGAAGAAGCCTTCGATTATCGTTATTTCCCGGATCCTGATTTGCTGCCATTGGTGATCGATGAGAGGTTTATTGGTGACGTGAAAAGCACGTTGCCCGAATTGCCCAATGCCAAGAAAGAGCGTTTTATGTACGAATTCGGGATGTCGCCCTATGAGGCGAGCGTGTTGACCAGTTCGCGTGAGCTGGCTGATTTTTACGAGGCGACGGAAAAGGCGGCCGATGGCGAGGCCAAGCTGGCGGCCAACTGGGTGATGGTTGAGTTGTTGGGCGCGCTTAATAAAGTGGGGCGTGAAATCACAGACAGTCCGGTGAGCCCACAAATGCTCGGCGGCATGATCAAGCGGATGACGGATAACACTATCTCAGGCAAGATCGCCAAACAGGTATTCGAGGC is drawn from Gammaproteobacteria bacterium and contains these coding sequences:
- the gatB gene encoding Asp-tRNA(Asn)/Glu-tRNA(Gln) amidotransferase subunit GatB yields the protein MQWEVVIGLEIHAQLATKTKIFSGAATAYGAEPNTQACAVDLGMPGVLPVLNKEAVRMAVKFGLATGCEVAKRSVFARKNYFYPDLPKGYQISQYELPVVARGSIDVEMEDGSTKTIGITRAHLEEDAGKSLHEDFHGLTGIDLNRAGTPLLEIVSEPDMRSAKEAVAYMKKIHSLVRYLEICDGNMQEGSFRCDANVSVRPKGQHEFGTRAELKNLNSFRFVEKAINFEVERQIELIEGGGSVVQETRLYDSDKHETRSMRSKEEAFDYRYFPDPDLLPLVIDERFIGDVKSTLPELPNAKKERFMYEFGMSPYEASVLTSSRELADFYEATEKAADGEAKLAANWVMVELLGALNKVGREITDSPVSPQMLGGMIKRMTDNTISGKIAKQVFEAMFNGEGDADAIIEKKGLKQVTDTGAIEKVIDEVMAANANYVADYRAGKEKLFGFFVGLIMKASQGKANPGQVNEILKKKLQG